The proteins below come from a single Streptomyces sp. SCSIO 75703 genomic window:
- a CDS encoding DUF5719 family protein, whose protein sequence is MNRTTLSLIAGATALAAVTGFAALTSPDASGADAVGAAARLPVERTSLLCPAPSTSDLAETTYTSFTPVTKGAEAKGTAALRSARAGRAEADADDAAGAEDGAADENSGSTGDDEKDEKDEKDGKDGKDGAKGSAGEVKPPVEPEAPGKPATGTASGGETPAFIGTADGSHASGWTVQQTTEVTAGNGRGMLGVACTPADTEFWFPGVSTASGRTDYVHLTNPDDSAAVVDIELYGKDGALESTAGEGITVAPNSSEPILLSTLSEAREADLTVHIGVRSGRVGAAVQSLDETTGGDWLAAATDPSGSLVLPGIPEDATAVHLVVFTPGGIDADLKVRLASPSGTITPAGHETLHVKAGTTTGVDLGDVMRDEAGSLVLTPTGGSVPVVAAARVVRGKGEGQESAFVPATRPVGKRATAADNRAKATRLSLAAPAEGAKVRVTASAGSDGGAAASREYTLKAGTTQNVELPVPEGLEGVYALTVEPLSGGPVYAARTLLGPEKGDVAAFTVQTLPDDRGMVAVPHAEQDLSVLVR, encoded by the coding sequence GTGAACCGCACGACCCTGTCCCTGATCGCCGGCGCGACCGCGCTCGCCGCCGTCACCGGATTCGCGGCGCTCACCTCGCCGGACGCCTCCGGCGCGGACGCCGTGGGCGCGGCGGCCCGGCTCCCGGTGGAGCGCACCAGTCTGCTCTGCCCGGCCCCGAGCACCTCCGACCTCGCGGAGACGACGTACACCTCGTTCACGCCGGTCACCAAGGGCGCCGAGGCCAAGGGCACCGCCGCGCTGCGCTCCGCGCGGGCCGGACGGGCCGAGGCCGACGCGGACGACGCGGCCGGGGCCGAGGACGGAGCGGCCGACGAGAACTCCGGGAGCACCGGTGACGACGAGAAGGACGAGAAGGACGAGAAGGACGGCAAGGACGGCAAGGACGGGGCCAAGGGCTCGGCGGGGGAGGTGAAGCCCCCCGTGGAGCCGGAGGCACCGGGCAAGCCGGCCACCGGCACGGCCTCCGGCGGCGAGACGCCGGCCTTCATCGGCACCGCGGACGGCAGCCACGCCTCCGGCTGGACCGTGCAGCAGACCACGGAGGTCACCGCGGGCAACGGCCGGGGCATGCTGGGCGTCGCCTGCACCCCGGCGGACACCGAGTTCTGGTTCCCGGGCGTCAGCACCGCGAGCGGCCGGACCGACTACGTCCACCTGACCAACCCGGACGACTCGGCGGCCGTCGTCGACATCGAGCTGTACGGCAAGGACGGTGCCCTGGAGTCCACGGCGGGCGAGGGCATCACCGTGGCCCCGAACTCCAGCGAGCCGATCCTCCTCTCCACGCTCAGCGAGGCGCGCGAGGCCGACCTCACCGTCCACATCGGCGTGCGCAGCGGCCGGGTCGGCGCCGCCGTCCAGTCCCTGGACGAGACGACCGGCGGCGACTGGCTGGCCGCGGCCACCGACCCGTCGGGCTCGCTGGTGCTGCCGGGCATCCCCGAGGACGCCACGGCGGTGCACCTGGTGGTGTTCACGCCGGGCGGCATCGACGCCGACCTGAAGGTGCGGCTCGCCTCCCCCTCCGGGACGATCACGCCCGCCGGGCACGAGACGCTGCACGTCAAGGCCGGGACGACGACGGGCGTGGACCTCGGCGACGTCATGCGGGACGAGGCGGGCTCGCTGGTGCTGACGCCGACCGGCGGCTCCGTGCCCGTGGTGGCCGCCGCCCGGGTGGTGCGCGGCAAGGGCGAGGGCCAGGAGTCGGCGTTCGTCCCGGCGACCCGGCCGGTCGGGAAGCGGGCGACGGCCGCGGACAACCGCGCCAAGGCCACCAGGCTCTCCCTGGCCGCCCCCGCCGAGGGCGCGAAGGTCAGGGTCACCGCCTCCGCCGGCAGCGACGGGGGCGCGGCGGCCTCACGCGAGTACACGCTCAAGGCCGGGACGACGCAGAACGTGGAACTGCCCGTCCCCGAGGGGCTGGAGGGCGTCTACGCGCTGACCGTCGAACCGCTCTCCGGCGGCCCGGTCTACGCGGCCCGCACGCTGCTGGGACCGGAGAAGGGCGACGTGGCCGCCTTCACCGTCCAGACCCTCCCGGACGACCGGGGCATGGTCGCGGTGCCGCACGCCGAACAGGACCTCTCCGTCCTCGTCCGGTGA
- a CDS encoding metallopeptidase family protein, whose protein sequence is MDSPMTPPAGGPGPRRRDRHGRGMRGPIAPPQVPLAASRADLFADLVQDSVERLERRWPQLADVDFHVLEVPQAGGAYPVWNDEAVPLGGVLPARDGHRARVVVYRRPVEIRSKGRDERAALVHEVVVEQIAELLGLTPETVDPRYGED, encoded by the coding sequence ATGGACTCCCCCATGACGCCCCCCGCCGGCGGCCCGGGGCCCCGCCGGCGCGACCGGCACGGCCGGGGCATGCGAGGCCCGATCGCCCCGCCCCAGGTACCGCTCGCGGCGAGCCGCGCCGACCTCTTCGCGGACCTGGTGCAGGACTCCGTGGAACGGCTGGAGCGGCGGTGGCCGCAACTGGCCGACGTCGACTTCCACGTCCTGGAGGTGCCGCAGGCGGGCGGGGCGTACCCGGTCTGGAACGACGAGGCGGTGCCGCTGGGCGGCGTGCTGCCGGCGCGGGACGGACACCGCGCGCGGGTGGTCGTCTACCGGCGGCCGGTGGAGATCCGCAGCAAGGGCCGGGACGAGCGCGCGGCACTGGTGCACGAGGTGGTCGTGGAGCAGATCGCCGAACTGCTGGGCCTGACCCCGGAGACGGTGGACCCGCGCTACGGCGAGGACTGA
- a CDS encoding DUF3499 domain-containing protein, which yields MSPVRRCSRTACGRPAVATLTYVYADSTAVLGPLATYAEPHCYDLCAEHSERLTAPRGWEVVRLLDGSAPARPSGDDLEALANAVREAARPQERRTAEGGGPRTDPMEVARRGHLRVLRSPDN from the coding sequence GTGAGCCCTGTACGTCGCTGTTCGCGCACCGCCTGCGGTCGTCCCGCCGTCGCGACGCTGACGTACGTCTACGCCGACTCGACCGCGGTCCTCGGTCCGCTCGCCACCTACGCCGAACCCCACTGCTACGACCTGTGCGCCGAGCACTCCGAGCGCCTCACCGCCCCGCGCGGCTGGGAGGTCGTCCGGCTCCTCGACGGTTCGGCCCCCGCCCGCCCCAGCGGCGACGACCTGGAGGCGCTGGCCAACGCCGTGCGCGAGGCGGCCCGCCCCCAGGAGCGGCGCACCGCCGAGGGCGGCGGACCGCGGACCGACCCGATGGAGGTCGCCCGCCGGGGTCACCTCCGCGTCCTGCGCTCGCCGGACAACTGA